From the Xiphophorus couchianus chromosome 11, X_couchianus-1.0, whole genome shotgun sequence genome, the window taaaaaaaagaaaccgcATCAAGTGGCAgaaattatgaaacaaattgtagcatttaagaaaacaatacaacataataaaataaatacattttgaaatgtttgcaccccgcctctcgcccgaaacgttcgctggacataggcaccagcacccctcttgaccccactagggacaagggtgtacagaaaatggatggatggatgaaaagtTTGCTATGCCACTGATTCGTTATTCTGAATGGACACATTGTGTCTGCTGGTCCCTTCCTCATTGTGTTCCCATTTGGCTTTCTCCTTTATCTCTTCACACTGACTCAGCAATCACCAAACACACCAAAGTTGACCTTGTGATGTCAGCAGGCACTGAAAACTGGAGAGAGGGGGGAGAGTTTTGCCATGTGGTTTCTTAACACTTCATCATGACAAGCTCAAAAGAGAACCGTagtttttgtttccattcagATCTCACGGTAAGAGGAAGAATGTCCGCAGTGATTTTCCTCAAGGTCTGCTGCATGCGCTCCAAACAGGAAACTGAATTCATTCATGTTTACAAGTTTCAGTTTCATAATCATAAACATTTGGCTGATTTCAAGAGTACAGTCTGTTGAGTAGGAGAATATTTGTCCAATGTAAAATCAGCTGGAGAATTTAACAAATGTATAAGCTCCTTGTGTCCATTGTAGCCTGAAGttgttttgaatattgtttgaaagtattcaaataaaaatgttaaactgtcAAATTTCTCAAAAAGATGTGAGATGAAGATCTGTCAAGTTTGTTCAGGTTTACACTGTTCATGTTGGACCTAGCTAAAAATCTCATCTAatacaaggaaaacaaacaccagAGGTGAAGTGGACTGAAAAGATCGTATGATTTAAAGTCTTTTTCCccaaatctggaaagtgtggcatggATTTGACATGAAAGTGCCTATGAGTTAATACTTTATAGACCATACCTTGAGGTAATTACTGCTGAAAGTGCTTTAGTGTGTTTCTACtagttttgcacatttacaaGCTGAGACTTTAGCCcatatttgcaaatatttcccaTATGATCAGATCATGTTCTTCCCTTACATGTTTGCTATGTCTCCTATGTGGCTTGTAGAAAACTGGACACAGGATTAATTTTGACTTTCTTCATGCAAACCGCGGATCTCTGCAACTCAAGAGTTGTgccattttgtgttggtctatcacaaacAATCCCCAATGGATGTCAATATACATTCAAGGGTTGTGAACACTTCAGGCGATATCTTGATTGCATTCTTTATTCTGCAGTATAATGGCAGATATACCTtcacatgaaatattttatttatgttttgtgactCTTTTTGAACTTTTAGGGAGACTCATCTTTCGTAGTGATGACTAACTACATCATTACCGAAGGTCAGAAGATGGGAAAATGCCCAGAGGTATGTGCTAAGCCTCCCTTCTTTCTTGCTACTGTCCCACCTGCTGCCATTGGTCTGTCCTACACACTGCCATAAATAGTAAAAGAAAGCCTGAATCGTGTCTCATTCCAAGACTGTTTCTGTAATTggtcatttgtgttgttgttgtgtaGCAGGAAATACCCGTGTAAACCTAATGGCTTCAGTACGATGCAACACTAACAGGCAGCACAGTATGGGAGATCATTTTAACCCAACGGTGttgctctgttttcttcttcattggCTGTCTGTTTACATTCCAACATGTTATATGCAAACTGACCCCATTCTCTTGTTCCCTTACAGCTTAAAGGGATGCACGACTGCACATCAAACGCAGACTGCGTAGGAGGGAGTTTCAAACGTACGGGACACGGTAAAGTCTGAGTAACCATCTATGCGGAGCTCCAATCAAGCCTCGGTGGCCTCACGGTATCGCGTTTTGATTTTGTATCTGAAAACACATTGCTTAGTGATCCTTGGAGGACGGCAAAGTCTGATGTCTACTGAGTATTTGCAATCTAGGAAGGGGCTTCCAGTAACTGCCAGAAGCAGAGTTGCAGGGGTCATGGGGCCATGGGGTTAAAACCAACACTCCAAGCCTTAGCAACCAAACATTTGGTGTATTTGCTTATATTGTGACCTAAAACCCCGACCTAAAGCGAACAGACACCAGATTAAGGCTGTGCGTCTGAGCTGTCTCATTGCATGACAGCAACGGGACAGAACATGAGAGCACCGTTGATGGGTCCAAACAACGGTTACGTAAACGTATTCTTCTTTGTCAGTCTCCAGCTTTTTATTTCGGAGTCTTTCCACTTCTCCTCGTCCCACATCGACTTCAATAAGAGCAAAGCTTTAGATTTGTCCTCTTCAGACCCATCAAATTCACTTTGAGGTGGCAAAGTACCTTTAGAGGTGACAGGCTGGTGGAAATGTATAAGCTTACGGGAACGGGCCCCCGTGGCCAAACAGGTCGGTGAGTTTCAGCCAAAGGTCAGCGATTGCTCCTCGCGTGCCTGCCGGAGAAATGTCTGCACGTTTCTCCGGATGAGAGGACGAGATTGCCGCGAACCAATCGCGTGCACAGAagttatatatttacatatcaGAATCAGGGgcaagataaagaaaaacatctactTCAGCATTTGCTCTGCTTCACTTTCATGTCCCGCTTTGCCGCTGCTGATGTTAATCAGAGATAAGGAGAAGTGCGGAGGcagaagatgtttttaaaacactttaatgtCAAAAGCGACATCCGTTTCTGTTAGATGCTGCCTCTCAGAGCGTGAGATGTACTTTTTGCCCCATTCTTGTTCCAATTCGAAATTCTGTCTTGATGATGAGATTTTACATGTTCCCATTTTAAGGACAAATGACTGGAGTCTGtgtcaacaaaacacaaacctgTGAGGTGCTAGCATGGTGCCCAATTGAGGATGACCACACTATTCCAAAGTACGTTGGATCTGCGATCTTATCCTGTGACAGTTTATAACGCTGCAAACTGTAAAAGAAGTGTcagcataaagaaaatgtttaatttcattatGAACATATCAGTCTATTCAGCTAATGTTTGAAGCTAAGTATGAGTTATGATCCCTGATTCAATTTGTGCTTAAGCAATTCCTCCTCAtaattgaactgaaataaaaagatgttttaaatatatatttttttaaaacagcagaaacactgtctaattttcctttctttttcttttccagtccTCCTCTTCTGATATCCGCAGAAAACTACACGCTTTTCATCAAAAACTCTGTAACCTTCCCTTTATTTGGCGTCACCAGGTGAAAGCTCACACCAAATGAAAACTAGACAACAAAACTTACTCCTAATTCAATATTAACAATCAACAGGCTTATCTACAACTATTGAAAAATCCTAATTGAGCTCTGTTAAACGTGTGAATAGTTCATTAGTGGTTTAATTCTGTAAAATTACTGTAATTATAAAACGTTTTCAGTTCATGAATGCATACGACCAAGCTGAAGTGGCTTTtatgaaaagctgtttttactAATACTTGAACTGTTCGCAGGAGTAACTTGGTGGAGGGAATTGATGGTAACTACATCGGCAAATGCCTTTTCCATCCAAAGAAAGAACCGCTCTGTCCAATATTCAAACTGGGAGATATAGTTAAACTGTCTGGCTTCAGCTTTGAAAAATTAGCCCAAGAGGTAAGTTTCAAGCAAAGTATCTCTGCATTAATTGATAATGATTTTGCGTTATTTAGTTGTGATGAAGCAGGTTTATGTTTTGTGAAATCACAGCTGCAGATGTATTGTCTGATTAtggatgtttacattttttgtctgcTTGACAGGGAGGGGCTATTGGCATTGTCGTCGACTGGACATGTAACTTCGACGTTGATGTAAAACACTGTAAGCCAGAGTACAACTTTCACGGTCTCTATGGAAACCCAAGTGAGACAGATAGCGCCAGTGCGTCGGTTGGGTATAACTTCAGGTGATAGAATACACCGAGTAGCAaatttatgtcagttttggagACTTCAGATGACAGTTATTTCATCTAGAGATATgcaattttgatatttaaaaaaataattaagtctCTGTGTATTTGCTTACCTTTCACAGGTAGTCACAcatcttaaacttttttttgcatttgtgcaAGTTAGATCCTCAAACTACAGTGAATTACTTAGTCATTTTGAGGTGATTTTATTTAGTaggcattttgtatttttcctaaTTTATCCGGACACgccaaaaataaatagtttgttaCATTAGTCAATAAACCGCATCATGAAGACTGAAGGAACACAAGTGGCAGGTCAGGGAAAGCATTGTGAAGAAGTTTAGAGCATGGATAGATTATGAAACAATATCTAAAGCtactttcagcagataacaggaaggttaaacatacacaaaacatgttttctgattcCTCTGTTATTTATGGAACATTCTGAATTTAGAAATGGTGGCAACTTTTTTAAATCCCAGAATTAGGACCAGGACTCTCTGGGGGAACAGACAGTAATGCTAATCAAGCTAATATTAGAAACTCAAGCTAGTTTAAAGAAGTCAACTCTGCAATGACATTGtacttttttatatgtatttatataaaacTACTAATATTTAATAGTACAACAGGTGTACCAGCCTGTTGTCTGGTAGGTtctaggatttttattttattctaggAAAAAGGAgggtttttttcaaatattcaatTAGATGAACCTTGTTTTTCCATCACCAACTGCTCATTTTATGGACTGGACTTAAGTCATTGTTTGCTCCTTATGTTATTCTGCCTCAGATGTGTTTAGTTTGAACTTTATGATGTTTGCTTGTCTCGGGCAGTTTAACACATTGATTTGTATTCCTTATTCGTTTAGAATGCTTCATTTTGTTCTGCGGCTTCTCTCGTGCTCTATTAAGGCGCTTATTGATTGCAAGGGTACTATTTATACATCCTTATATTTTTCAGTCGACCCCTATGAGATGAAGTAGAAGCAGTGAGGTCTTATTCTGACAGTCCTTGTGATCGTCTACAGGTATGCAAAGCATTATATGGAGGATAAAATTCCCAAGAGAACCCTCCTTAAAGTTTTTGGCATCAGGTTTGATGTCATTGTGAAGTCACTggtgagtaaaataaatacttattttcatTGGTATGAATTTagcattaataaataattttaaaaaagcgaGCTTTGTATGACTTTAGCTGTGTCCTTTAAAGGCAAGAAAATTTGACATAATCCCAACACTCACAGCAATAGGCTCAGGCGTGGGGATTTTTGGAGTGGTATGTTGTTGCTTGGATTATATTCCACATTAATAAAGTATCCATCAACAATAAGAGTCACTCACaatctaaaaatattattattttttctctttatctgCAGGCAACTGTTGTTTGTGACTTGGTGCTGCTTTACTTGCTACCAAAAAGGGAGTTTTATAAGAACATGAAGTTCAAAtatacagacacacaaacacaggtaAGTTCTGTTTCTTTACTTTAAACACAAGATGGCAGCAGAGAGACTGTTACTCACACCAGCCCTTCTTGGGAAGTTTTAACGGCTAATTCTTTTCACTGTTGGAGACGATCCTTTCTTCAGCTAGGTTCGTAAAGTTTGAGGTTCAAGAAGAATCAGTGAGttaaattcatgaattccatttattaagaCTAAAATGCAGCGTTGGCCCGTTGTCATGCTTTCCTTATGGGAGAACACAGCAAAATGGCACCTAACTACAGTTTCTAATTCCTTTTATAGGCCTCTATCTAAGCTACGCTCTAAAGAGGCCGGGCCCCAGTGTGTCATTTCCCTTAACTTAAGCTCCGTTTAtgcgtgcaggggtgtgtgagcgtgtgtgtgtgcaagcaTGCAAACAGCTAAAAGAGATGGAGGAAAACAGAATTATTCATTCCCAACATCACCTAACACCTTTCACCTTTTGGCTGTTGAGTGTCACATACACTGATCaagcataacattatgaccactgagATTAACCCTGGTGAGCTCTTTTTATGGCTCCTGTAAGTGGATGGAATAAATTAGACATCgattaaagctacagtatgtaacttttataaaagataTTCTGTACATATTGGTTAATACTGTCACGACAGTATGGCATGAGAATgattatctgtgaaaaaaaattgagctcctctgccttttcccagTGCCAACttgaaacaaccaatcagagccagaaggagggcCTTGGCGTTGCCAATCATTGCATAGGCACTGCTCACAACTTCTCTTCCCCAGTCTCCCTTGCGCTGTGATAGACTACTACAGCTTCTCCCCAATAGTATAGTCTGTCAGGAATGcgcaggctagttagcataagCACCAATGATGGCAGATACACAGATctcctgtaacggtaagttgtttctctgccattgaGATGTGAAAACACAAGCATGAGTGAcggcgctaagaccctcctgcTGActcctgattggttgtttttgactgggagcgGTGTATTTCATCTCAAACCAAAAATGGTTTGAGATGTTGACTTGGCCGAGTAGTTAGTTCCACAAATGTCAACCCAATCAACAGTATGTGAGATTGTTGATAGTTGAATCTACTGCTTGCAGCTGTGTAGATATCACAGTGCACCTTTAGGGGTTTTGTGGAATCCATGTCAGGGATTGTTTTTTACCACCAAAAGGGGAGCAAATATTCTACTATGGTCATAATGTCATGTATCCATCCATCAGATTAAGGGCAACAGGTTATTGCTGTTGGTTCTTAACATCGGAAACCGCTAGAGCTGGAGAGCCGCATGCGTTATATAAAGCACAACCAGTTATCAGACACGGTACTCGCATGAAAACCTCCCCTAACTGTAAGTCTTCCCCCACACAAGCATCCACTATCCCTAAGCTTGATCCCACCTGAAGAGCTCTCCTCTCCCACCCATCCAAAAGCCTCATCAATAGTATACCTCAGGGGCAATCCTGGttctcgagggccggtgtcctgcaaatccAATAGcggaatcacctcctaagtgcagtcaagttctccagagtcctgctaatgacctcattatttgactcaggtgtgttgaagtagagatacatctaaaagttgcaggagaatggccctcgaggcctggagttgcccacccctgctctaccCTGAAGTCGCACCACTAAAACAGGCAGAACGTTTTGTATTTACAGCAGGACAATGAGTCTATTGATTTAGACTCTAACGCCTATTACACCCTTGAAGCAAATTCAAGACAAGTTCAAGACGAAGACAAGCCCAATGTGAGTGCAAGGTGAAACCAGGACATCAGAGCAGATTCTGTTGATTTCCAGATGTATTCTGTAAAGGTAGCAATGACGAGGCTCACAGTAGAGATCTAAATGGTTCcttgttctgttgttttgcttttgtccaGCAGGATCCTGATTCAGAGGCAGGATCCACAGAGGCTGAGGTATCTGAAATGAGGATTATAGACTGTAGGGAAAAATAAAGCCTTGTTGATCGCTGAGGTCTTTCCCCTTCCACTCTTTAGCAGAAGTAATCTGGGAGCAACGAAGGCAGCGCACAAGCTGCTTCATAAAGTGAACTGCACAGAAACAACGTCATGGGAAACGGAGGAAAACACACGCACACCAACTCTGGACGGACctctgagaaaataaaagacattgtTTCTCGCTGATCCTCAGCAGCATCTTCAACCAGAGACCTCCTCCCACTCAAAAAGCCAACATGACTGACAGTAATCATTACCGTTTAATGTCGAGGCATCTATTTCCAAGCTGTatgtgtatgttttatttttttgggtgTTTGTTGTTCCCAAGAAGGGTGTAACCTCCACAACTCGAATCATGTCTGCAAACAAACGGTTGAGAGAAGAAGATGCGGTACGTTGGTGTTCTGTGTGGACAAATCGTTCATCACCTCCGTCAGAGTCCCCGTCactccacataaaaaaacagaccaAACTTGTGTTTGCATTTGCCGCCACAGCGATTCACCCCATGTGTACACATGTGACGAAGAGTTGAACTAAATTAAACAAGTTCTTCAACCGTTGTGCTTTTTTGCTTTACTCACACAGCAACAGGCAAACGTTCGGGTGTTTATAGaatacttttaatgttttactgttgAGTACAAaaagcatgcaaaaaaaatagcTTGTTTATATTGGTACATATTTACATTGTAACTGCATTCCATGGGGATGTGCCATGCTTCCATTTATTGGAGTGAGTACATTCAGATGTGAGCCCGACATCAAACAGAGAGCAGGCACAGACGGCAGTCACAGCAGGACAGCAACAAAGATGTTAAAGGGATAGTTTGGATTTTCCTTAAAGTTCTGTGACGTTTTAAGCGCCAGCTCCCTTACTTGTTTTAGAAATATGTCATACTGTAGTCAGTTTGTAGTAAGTGAGAAAGGAATGAGTACAATTCAGATTTAATGACTCGCATGCTGCGCTTCCATCAActattgtgcaaattggaattacaaaaattagTGAGTTTCGCAAAACTgggatggaaacatttttcacattacataAGTAACGTGATCAATAACCAGATGTTATCACGGGcagaaaagacaacaggaagtaggaggATGACagcacagcatgttttttttaatgacttatcgggTGAAGAAACTTATTTATATGTGAtattaattgtgtttatttaatgaaaatgcagcaattgcgaaattgtgttaaTTCAACACTAgtggaatatcgacaaagttttgtgcacatttgtaattaaaatgcagcttttttaaaattctttattattttcttcttactACAAGCCAGTACATTAAGAGGTTTTAGTTTAAACTGTGAAAAGTGGCTCATGTACACAAAGAGCATCACTTAAAACAGTCACATTTATTTAGCTGATTTAAGCAAATGAAACAATTCATACGGAAACTGTTCATACCTGTGGGATACATTGCTATGCTagcaaatattaaaacttaTACACTTAAAAAATGGTAATTAGCTTAGATGGAATATGGCTGCAATACATCTGCTTCCTGTGCTTTTCTGGTGGGTCAAAGATGATCAGAAAACAGTTGCATCTTCAAAATATAGATTTGAATATGATGCAACTCATGGATGTGAGTATTTTtagtttgagttgttttatatagaacatttcagctgCAACTTTGGTGCCCATCTGAATAGCTATTAGCAGCTCTTTCTATATAATTTCTCTCCATTATGGATAACGGAACCCTTAATGTTAACAGCTTTAtatagcaaaaaacaaacaaagctgttCCTTTAAGATAAACACCAGAGTTCCCAAACTCCCCAATTTGTATTGTTAGTGTAttcctttaaatataaattatcaTAATACCAATAATTGCAATgggaattgatttttttagtcGGTGCGCCACCAATggtcttcctgtgtgaaacaagTCCTAAGGAACCCCATAAAGCGTCACTGTCAGAGTAAAGTAATTGAAATAAAGgtaaatttattgaaaaaggtaaagttttatTGTGCTTCACATGAagattttctagatttttacGTCTTCCATTCTGAGTTTGTGTTCAACACAGGAAAATTATTGAGGCCGCACTGCCTTCCATCTCCATTTCTTGTGTAAATACTCATCAGCTTCTGCGTAAATAAAAGGGATGATGGTTTTCATCGTTTTAAAATGGTGTTCTCTTGACACCTTTAATacttaagttgtttttaaatggttaATTTGGCTCGACTCCTCTTGGATTAATCTGTAGCTTCAGACAAGATGGTGAACAAGGAATGCAGGAGGTGAAATAAACGAAACAGTACATCTCAGagtcatgttaaaaaaatgctgtatttggATTCAATCACAGAAGAAGATCCCAAACTCAATGCTGCCCCCTCTGGCTGCTCCTGTACTCTGCACCCTGCTCTATGTTATAATTGACATTTCagcaggaaagacaaaaaaataaataaataaaagtttgccCTTGTTTTACAACATTCACCTTTTTCCCTAATATGAACATACACATCAAAAACAGCAGTTAAAATGCAGTGTTTTTGCTCTACTTTGTTTtgacacaaagaaaaagcagTTTGCCAAATTTTCTCAAACAGTGGATGACATAATTGCGACATGCAGACTGATCgcagaaaaaaagcacagtAAATATGGTCTTTTACAGGTGAACCATCAGCTCGGAAACTGTACATAATGGCAACTGTATAAAATGGCAGCCTGTAGACAAAGCTGTGTGTTTCAAAGTGCAATCATTTCGTTTCAATGTGAGCTGTGTTTCCGTTCTACTAAAATATAGATTCAAGAGAAAGCAACATGAGTGATCTCTGGCAGTGCAACAAGTCAAAAATGTGTGGACAATTTCACAGCCGTCTGCATAGAAACATACTACTGCAGATTTagagaaatgtacaaaatataaaagaattaTGTGaatcttaaaagcaaataaatacaagcaAATACATCACAGCTGGTCACACTTTTTGGTTTCAAGAGCCCTTCTATAGAGGACACCCTGCAAGCAGACACAcaaactcaaattaaaggtCAAAACTGCAAACACATTATACATTCTCCATTACCCGCTTTGTGATAAAATGGAGTGTCTTTAAAATCTGTGTAAACCCTTGTGCATAAAAGTACAGAAATCACTTACAGTGTGTGTCCTCTGTTTTCATTAATGCAGATTTCTAAGGTCAAGATGGAGGAACGTGAAGGGCTGCACTGGATATTAGATGGTTCTGGCCTGGAAAGAGTTTTATTCTTATACGGAATTGCTTGAAATCTGTCcagtgaaatgaaagaaataccCAAACGATGCAAGAGGGATGTCTCGATATGGATCTTTTGTCCCAGAAACTGGTgagtcatttaaaaattgaCTGTGAATCGGTTTTAACTCACAGCGACTGAAATACTATCCCAGTCTCAATATGCTGCTCCGGCGAGCTTAGCTTGGTTCCGAAGGGCTACTAAAATCATCTGACAAAGAATCACCTAagatgtgtaaatatttatcatttgtTACTAAGAAACGTATCCGACTCAAATGCGTCTTGCTCGTGCTGACGGTGCTGCCCTGTGGAGCAATTAGCTCAAGAGCAAGGCTAACGCTAGCATGCTTGATATGATTTGTCTAGTAACATATTTCAATGCTTTTCTGGTTAAATATCTACA encodes:
- the p2rx1 gene encoding P2X purinoceptor 1 isoform X1, producing the protein MKNQITSALSDFFFEYETPRQVLVRNRRVGVVCRLIQLGVLVYIIGWVFIYEKGYQSTDTAVSSVLTKMKGVGYTNVSGIETVWDVADYVFPPQGDSSFVVMTNYIITEGQKMGKCPELKGMHDCTSNADCVGGSFKRTGHGQMTGVCVNKTQTCEVLAWCPIEDDHTIPNPPLLISAENYTLFIKNSVTFPLFGVTRSNLVEGIDGNYIGKCLFHPKKEPLCPIFKLGDIVKLSGFSFEKLAQEGGAIGIVVDWTCNFDVDVKHCKPEYNFHGLYGNPSETDSASASVGYNFRYAKHYMEDKIPKRTLLKVFGIRFDVIVKSLLCPLKARKFDIIPTLTAIGSGVGIFGVATVVCDLVLLYLLPKREFYKNMKFKYTDTQTQQDNESIDLDSNAYYTLEANSRQVQDEDKPNQDPDSEAGSTEAEQK
- the p2rx1 gene encoding P2X purinoceptor 1 isoform X2, with product MKNQITSALSDFFFEYETPRQVLVRNRRVGVVCRLIQLGVLVYIIGWVFIYEKGYQSTDTAVSSVLTKMKGVGYTNVSGIETVWDVADYVFPPQGDSSFVVMTNYIITEGQKMGKCPELKGMHDCTSNADCVGGSFKRTGHGQMTGVCVNKTQTCEVLAWCPIEDDHTIPNPPLLISAENYTLFIKNSVTFPLFGVTRSNLVEGIDGNYIGKCLFHPKKEPLCPIFKLGDIVKLSGFSFEKLAQEGGAIGIVVDWTCNFDVDVKHCKPEYNFHGLYGNPSETDSASASVGYNFRYAKHYMEDKIPKRTLLKVFGIRFDVIVKSLLCPLKARKFDIIPTLTAIGSGVGIFGVATVVCDLVLLYLLPKREFYKNMKFKYTDTQTQQDNESIDLDSNAYYTLEANSRQVQDEDKPNDPDSEAGSTEAEQK
- the p2rx1 gene encoding P2X purinoceptor 1 isoform X7: MKNQITSALSDFFFEYETPRQVLVRNRRVGVVCRLIQLGVLVYIIGWVFIYEKGYQSTDTAVSSVLTKMKGVGYTNVSGIETVWDVADYVFPPQGDSSFVVMTNYIITEGQKMGKCPELKGMHDCTSNADCVGGSFKRTGHGQMTGVCVNKTQTCEVLAWCPIEDDHTIPNPPLLISAENYTLFIKNSVTFPLFGVTRSNLVEGIDGNYIGKCLFHPKKEPLCPIFKLGDIVKLSGFSFEKLAQEGGAIGIVVDWTCNFDVDVKHCKPEYNFHGLYGNPSETDSASASVGYNFRYAKHYMEDKIPKRTLLKVFGIRFDVIVKSLLCPLKARKFDIIPTLTAIGSGVGIFGVATVVCDLVLLYLLPKREFYKNMKFKYTDTQTQQDPDSEAGSTEAEQK
- the p2rx1 gene encoding P2X purinoceptor 1 isoform X8; its protein translation is MKNQITSALSDFFFEYETPRQVLVRNRRVGVVCRLIQLGVLVYIIGWVFIYEKGYQSTDTAVSSVLTKMKGVGYTNVSGIETVWDVADYVFPPQGDSSFVVMTNYIITEGQKMGKCPELKGMHDCTSNADCVGGSFKRTGHGQMTGVCVNKTQTCEVLAWCPIEDDHTIPNPPLLISAENYTLFIKNSVTFPLFGVTRSNLVEGIDGNYIGKCLFHPKKEPLCPIFKLGDIVKLSGFSFEKLAQEGGAIGIVVDWTCNFDVDVKHCKPEYNFHGLYGNPSETDSASASVGYNFRYAKHYMEDKIPKRTLLKVFGIRFDVIVKSLLCPLKARKFDIIPTLTAIGSGVGIFGVATVVCDLVLLYLLPKREFYKNMKFKYTDTQTQDPDSEAGSTEAEQK
- the p2rx1 gene encoding P2X purinoceptor 1 isoform X6 yields the protein MKNQITSALSDFFFEYETPRQVLVRNRRVGVVCRLIQLGVLVYIIGWVFIYEKGYQSTDTAVSSVLTKMKGVGYTNVSGIETVWDVADYVFPPQGDSSFVVMTNYIITEGQKMGKCPELKGMHDCTSNADCVGGSFKRTGHGQMTGVCVNKTQTCEVLAWCPIEDDHTIPNPPLLISAENYTLFIKNSVTFPLFGVTRSNLVEGIDGNYIGKCLFHPKKEPLCPIFKLGDIVKLSGFSFEKLAQEGGAIGIVVDWTCNFDVDVKHCKPEYNFHGLYGNPSETDSASASVGYNFRYAKHYMEDKIPKRTLLKVFGIRFDVIVKSLARKFDIIPTLTAIGSGVGIFGVATVVCDLVLLYLLPKREFYKNMKFKYTDTQTQQDNESIDLDSNAYYTLEANSRQVQDEDKPNQDPDSEAGSTEAEQK
- the p2rx1 gene encoding P2X purinoceptor 1 isoform X9, producing the protein MKNQITSALSDFFFEYETPRQVLVRNRRVGVVCRLIQLGVLVYIIGWVFIYEKGYQSTDTAVSSVLTKMKGVGYTNVSGIETVWDVADYVFPPQGDSSFVVMTNYIITEGQKMGKCPELKGMHDCTSNADCVGGSFKRTGHGQMTGVCVNKTQTCEVLAWCPIEDDHTIPNPPLLISAENYTLFIKNSVTFPLFGVTRSNLVEGIDGNYIGKCLFHPKKEPLCPIFKLGDIVKLSGFSFEKLAQEGGAIGIVVDWTCNFDVDVKHCKPEYNFHGLYGNPSETDSASASVGYNFRYAKHYMEDKIPKRTLLKVFGIRFDVIVKSLLCPLKARKFDIIPTLTAIGSGVGIFGVATVVCDLVLLYLLPKREFYKNMKFKYTDTQTQQDPDSEAGSTEAEK
- the p2rx1 gene encoding P2X purinoceptor 1 isoform X10, which encodes MKNQITSALSDFFFEYETPRQVLVRNRRVGVVCRLIQLGVLVYIIGWVFIYEKGYQSTDTAVSSVLTKMKGVGYTNVSGIETVWDVADYVFPPQGDSSFVVMTNYIITEGQKMGKCPELKGMHDCTSNADCVGGSFKRTGHGQMTGVCVNKTQTCEVLAWCPIEDDHTIPNPPLLISAENYTLFIKNSVTFPLFGVTRSNLVEGIDGNYIGKCLFHPKKEPLCPIFKLGDIVKLSGFSFEKLAQEGGAIGIVVDWTCNFDVDVKHCKPEYNFHGLYGNPSETDSASASVGYNFRYAKHYMEDKIPKRTLLKVFGIRFDVIVKSLLCPLKARKFDIIPTLTAIGSGVGIFGVATVVCDLVLLYLLPKREFYKNMKFKYTDTQTQDPDSEAGSTEAEK
- the p2rx1 gene encoding P2X purinoceptor 1 isoform X5, whose translation is MKNQITSALSDFFFEYETPRQVLVRNRRVGVVCRLIQLGVLVYIIGWVFIYEKGYQSTDTAVSSVLTKMKGVGYTNVSGIETVWDVADYVFPPQGDSSFVVMTNYIITEGQKMGKCPELKGMHDCTSNADCVGGSFKRQMTGVCVNKTQTCEVLAWCPIEDDHTIPNPPLLISAENYTLFIKNSVTFPLFGVTRSNLVEGIDGNYIGKCLFHPKKEPLCPIFKLGDIVKLSGFSFEKLAQEGGAIGIVVDWTCNFDVDVKHCKPEYNFHGLYGNPSETDSASASVGYNFRYAKHYMEDKIPKRTLLKVFGIRFDVIVKSLLCPLKARKFDIIPTLTAIGSGVGIFGVATVVCDLVLLYLLPKREFYKNMKFKYTDTQTQQDNESIDLDSNAYYTLEANSRQVQDEDKPNQDPDSEAGSTEAEQK
- the p2rx1 gene encoding P2X purinoceptor 1 isoform X3, whose amino-acid sequence is MKNQITSALSDFFFEYETPRQVLVRNRRVGVVCRLIQLGVLVYIIGWVFIYEKGYQSTDTAVSSVLTKMKGVGYTNVSGIETVWDVADYVFPPQGDSSFVVMTNYIITEGQKMGKCPELKGMHDCTSNADCVGGSFKRTGHGQMTGVCVNKTQTCEVLAWCPIEDDHTIPNPPLLISAENYTLFIKNSVTFPLFGVTRSNLVEGIDGNYIGKCLFHPKKEPLCPIFKLGDIVKLSGFSFEKLAQEGGAIGIVVDWTCNFDVDVKHCKPEYNFHGLYGNPSETDSASASVGYNFRYAKHYMEDKIPKRTLLKVFGIRFDVIVKSLLCPLKARKFDIIPTLTAIGSGVGIFGVATVVCDLVLLYLLPKREFYKNMKFKYTDTQTQQDNESIDLDSNAYYTLEANSRQVQDEDKPNQDPDSEAGSTEAEK